The following coding sequences lie in one Sorghum bicolor cultivar BTx623 chromosome 6, Sorghum_bicolor_NCBIv3, whole genome shotgun sequence genomic window:
- the LOC110436187 gene encoding calnexin homolog has translation MMGGRALLLLLVSALLVQIRASDPLLYEPFDEDFEGRWVVSKKDEYQGVWKHAKSDGHEDYGLLVSEKARKYAIIKELDEPVTLKDGTVVLQFEVRLQNGLECGGAYIKYIRPQDAGWDAKEFDNETPYTIMFGPDKCGSTNKVHFILKHKNPKTGKYVEHHLKFPPSVPYDKLSHVYTAILKPDNEVRILVDGEEKKKANFLSADDFEPALIPSKTIPDPDDKKPEDWDERAKIPDPDAVKPDDWDEDAPMEIVDEEATKPEGWLDDEPEEIDDPEAAKPEDWDDEEDGEWEAPKIDNPKCEEAPGCGEWKRPMKQNPAYKGKWHAPMIDNPNYKGIWKPQEIPNPEYFELDKPDFDPIAAIGIEIWTMQDGILFDNILIADDEKVATSILEKTWKPKYDVEKEKEKAEEAAAGADGLSEFQKKIFDVLYKIADVPFLAPYKTKIIDVIEKGEKQPNITIGILVSVVIVFVTVLFRILFGGKKPAVPVKPAAEAKKPKATETDGAGSSGDKDEKEDEKEETAAPRRRTRRET, from the exons ATGATGGGAGGGCgcgcgctgctgctgctcctcgtcTCGGCGCTGCTCGTTCAGATCCGCGCCTCCGATCCG CTGCTGTACGAGCCGTTCGACGAGGACTTCGAGGGGAGATGGGTCGTCTCCAAGAAGGACGAGTACCAAG GTGTGTGGAAGCATGCCAAGAGTGATGGCCATGAAGACTATGGCCTCCTTGTCAGTGAGAAGGCAAGGAAATACGCCATAATCAAGGAGCTTGATGAGCCAGTTACTTTGAAGGATGGGACAGTGGTCCTGCAGTTTGAAGTGAGGCTTCAGAATGGCCTTGAATGTGGAGGTGCCTACATTAAGTACATCCGCCCTCAGGATGCTGGATGGGATGCCAAGGAGTTTGATAATGAGACTCCATACACAATTATGTTTGGTCCAGATAAGTGTGGGTCAACCAACAAGGTTCATTTCATCCTTAAGCACAAGAATCCCAAGACTGGAAAGTATGTTGAGCATCACCTCAAATTCCCACCTTCTGTCCCATATGACAAGCTCTCTCATGTCTACACGGCTATCTTGAAGCCAGACAATGAGGTCAGAATTTTGGTCGACGGGGAAGAAAAGAAGAAGGCAAACTTCCTTTCTGCTGATGATTTTGAGCCAGCACTTATCCCATCCAAGACCATTCCTGACCCTGATGACAAGAAGCCAGAGGACTGGGATGAGAGAGCTAAAATCCCTGATCCAGATGCAGTGAAACCTGATGACTGGGATGAGGATGCCCCCATGGAAATTGTGGATGAGGAAGCCACCAAGCCTGAGGGATGGTTGGATGACGAGCCTGAGGAGATTGATGATCCTGAGGCAGCCAAGCCCGAGGACTGGGATGATGAGGAGGATGGTGAATGGGAGGCGCCAAAGATTGACAACCCAAAGTGTGAAGAGGCACCTGGATGCGGTGAGTGGAAGAGGCCAATGAAGCAGAATCCTGCTTACAAGGGCAAGTGGCATGCACCTATGATTGACAACCCCAACTACAAGGGGATCTGGAAGCCTCAGGAGATCCCCAACCCTGAGTACTTTGAGCTTGACAAGCCTGATTTTGATCCAATTGCTGCTATTGGTATTGAGATCTGGACAATGCAGGATGGCATCCTGTTTGACAATATCTTGattgctgatgatgagaaggttgccaccTCCATTCTGGAGAAGACCTGGAAGCCCAAGTATGATGTTGAGAAGGAAAAGGAGAAGGCTGAGGAGGCTGCTGCTGGTGCGGATGGTCTTTCTGAGTTCCAG AAGAAGATTTTTGACGTCCTGTACAAGATTGCTGATGTTCCGTTCTTGGCACCCTACAAGACCAAGATCATT GATGTTATCGAGAAGGGAGAGAAGCAGCCCAACATCACTATTGGCATTTTGGTCTCCGTTGTCATCGTGTTCGTTACTGTTCTCTTCAGGATCCTTTTTGGTGGCAAGAAGCCAGCG GTACCTGTGAAACCCGCAGCTGAGGCGAAGAAGCCCAAAGCCACAGAGACCGACGGTGCTGGAAGCAGTGGTGACAAGGATGAGAAAGAGGACGAAAAGGAGGAGACAGCAGCCCCACGTCGGAGGACCCGCAGGGAGACGTAG